GCCTCTTTGAGAGAGCTACAAGCGTATAGCTGCGTGTTTAGGTGGCTGTCCTAAGCACCGGGTATTCAAAGAACCTCCATAGGGAAAAGCAGTATGTACCTAAGATGACAGGCTTTTGGCAAAGGAGCTTTTCAATCAAGTTCCCCTTGAGTTATGATTACAGTTTAGAGGTATTTCACTGCTTCAGATCTTACAAACTGCAGCTTTATTTGAGGGCTTaatgagaaaagacaaaaatatagTAAAGAAGAACAGAGGAGGGTGAGGGTGGAGTTTGTATGGAGCAGTTTGTGTGGTGCATCTCTGTAAGCCCAGAGTGGGGTAGCAGAGCTTGTGCCTGGTCCTATACACGGGTGGTGGAGTGTTGGTGTGGCAGGGCATTGTTGCTGTGGCTGGGGACGGGTGTAGTGGAGGGCGCCGGGACAGGGGGATACGTGTTGAACGGGTGGAGAGGCTGCATGCTGCTGATGGTGCTGGGGATCATGGTAATTGTATTGGCTGTCATCAGTGGCACATCTTCCGGTGCCCGCCGTAGGGCCAGCGTGTAGTCGGGTGGGCACACGGGAGGCCGCAGGGGTTCCAGGTCACCGTGGACGCCACGGGAAGGGAGGGGCGTCCCGTGCTCCAGCTCTACTCTCTGCTGCTTCATCTGCAGTGACATTAGCTCCTCCTCCTGACTCAGCGCCAGGTCATTGTGCGGTGGGGCCCCCACGACTCCCATGCCGACACCCATGCCCATTGTCGTGCCACGCTGCGGGGAGAGTCGGCGGTGGCGTCTCTGCATGAGTTCATGGCGTTTATCCCGTTTGTAGTAAAGCGCGGCAAAGGCGAGCACATTCAGGAAAAGAAGTGAGGCGCCCACAGCTACCGTCACACTGAGCTCGGTGGAGTAGTCCCTCGTCTCACTGGGGAAGGGAGTGTAGCGGGGTCTCTCCGAACCGTCGGGCTCAGGATCCGGTGGATAGGTGGAGATCACAGGGTGCCGTGTGGAGCCGGTGCCAAGATGGGTGGTTTTTCGGCGGTTTCCGGGCGGCAGGCGAGTGGTGATGGAGCTAATGATTTCTTCGTGTAGGCTGTGGAGATGTGGCACCAGCTCCAGCCAAAAGGCCACCTTGTTGGCACGGTAGTTATCTCTGACACGAGGCTTCAGGCCAATGTGCAAGTACTGCTTGTCTTTAGAGCTGAACTTGGTCCAGATGACCTCCTCAAAACGGTTAGGCTTAGTGTGGATGAAAGTGGTGTCCTGAGGAACTGGTGAGTTTGGATCCCTGGAAAAGAGAAAGAGCCACATCAAAGTATTTCTTTAGGTTCAAAACTCTTCATTAGCATTattatgattcatttattttgtgttttaaggCCATAATTCATAAAACCACAACATAGACCATGTACTATTTGACAGTAGCACCTACAACATTTTATGAGGAACAGAGCATAAATACTGGGTTGGGCCTCATTCTCAGTGTCATGAGTCCTACAAGATCTCGGAATATTACTTTTGAGATTCTAGTCTATGACATGATTTCCGGCAGATTTGTGAGTTGCACATTCATGCTGCCAATCTTCCATTTTACCACATCCAAAAAGTGTTACTACTTTCAGCAATTATTGGTGGAAATGACTGTCATGTTCATGAAACCAGTTCGAGACGATGTCTGCTTAGtgacattatcctgctggaagtaacTATTAGAAGATATGGCTATAAAAGACCAGCAACAATACACTGTGGAATTCAAACCATCAATGGTTGGCAGTAAGAGATCCAAAGTGTGCCAGGGAAAACACTCTCTGCATCATCAAACCCCCACCATTAGCATGAATTGTTGCTACAAGGATCCATAGTTTCCACGCTGTTACActgcccagatagcaaactatgggtgaatcaatgttgaatctatattgagacctaacgtcgaaattatacagaaagcgcaaggttgataaaatgttgagtcaacgtttgcttacatagattacatgtttgcaaacatagattcaacattaattaaacattgacctgtcaaacattttaattaaaccaaaatacaatgtagattcaatggtatcttttaaacacaaacttcaatgttgacaaaatgttgttgaatcaacgttgatccaaccatcagtcttcaaccgtaaccacaattcaaccttcttaaccctaattcaacattgatttaacatcttttgctatctgggtaaagtgtgatttatggttgaaaagcaaacgttgactcaacattttatcaaccttgcgctttctgtataatttcgacgttaggtctcaacatagattcaacattgattcacccatagtttgctatctgggtgtTGACTACTGCTGAAGACTTTGCAGAACAACATTCACCAAGCaggctactttttttttttctttttccaaactTACTGGTTTCGGTGAGTCTGTGCCACTGCTAGGTCTCTATTTCTGGTTAATAGGAGTGGAATCTAGTTTGGTCTTGTGCTGCAGGAGCCCTTCACCTAAAAGTTAACATGCTGTACACTGTCAGACgcttttcagttcattttactTGTAAAGAGTGTTTTACCTGATATAGTGAAGATTTACACTAACTCACCAGATGTAAACTATGGGTATAAGCCTGCTAAATCTGCAGCTCTTTTGTTTCATTGCTGTAAGACAACTACAACCACCAAGCAGCAACCTACACTCTAACATTATATATCAAAGATTTGGCTCATGCAATAAGTCAGACCTGCGTGGTTCTTTTagtgaatttttcattttaatgacagtgcttgTCTCTTTGCATCCAAATACTCCACTAATGGGGCACCGTCACTGCATCGTGAGCTTAGCACCATCCAAGACCATTGGgactggtttaaagaaatacaaacggGTGAGTGTTTTTCCTCCTGTAGCAGAATGATAGGTCTGTTTGTGCAACATTACTGTAGACTTTGCGCCCCCTCCAGCTAGTCTAGCCAATCTCTGCTGACCTCTCTCATCAACAAGGTGCTTCCATCTGAAAAATTCTGTGGAAAACcctttttaagagaaaaaatcAAAGCAGCCCATCACGTGTGATGTGAACCATGATATGACCACATGATTTACTGATTGGACAATTACACAAATAAGCAGATGTGCAgttgttcctaataaagtgctTCGAATCtctgttctgctgggaaacgaTCCATAAAGCTTTGTCTACCCAGAAAGCATTTCAGCTGCCATCCATTGCACTCACATCTGATGGAACACATCTATTTTAAGCTCACGACTTACATTTTACTTGTCCTATAGACCTGTAGACGTGGGCAAAAGCGTAGTTTTGCGCATCATGtctatttttccacatttacaaGCACAGCTACAGTAATTCTGTGTTGGTCTCTGAGTGCTTAAACAACGTGGGTGACCTACACATCAATACTGTGCCTGAACGCCACCTGTTTAGACATAGATGGAgcaccagagctgctgctgctggtctgtTAATGTATTGCTCATGCTACGCATTCTGTGTAGACAAGGTGTAAGtcactaaaaacaaaatgaaacagacgTTTTATATTCCACTTCAGCAGACTTACAGCATGCTCTTTCTTGACCTCAATAtgccaaaattacacacaatttCTGGAATCACATTTGGGCTGAAGAGATTCAGTTTTTCAGAGTGAAATCCTCATAAGATCCATATGTGCAAGTATATACTCTATATTCTACACATACTACATTAATATGAactgattttttaaagatttgaaaTTATACTAACCCTGTCTTGGCAAAGTTGGTCCAGTACGTCATGACCACAGCACTGAGCATCACATCGTTCTTGGAGAAGTTACAGGGAAACAGGTCAGTGGCTCCCACCATGGGAATCCCAAACACATAGGCGATCTCATCCCCATGGGCAGCGTCTGCCCAGTCTGGCCTCGCCTCGGTCTGACAGTGGTGGTGGAAGGTATAGAAGTAGACAGGCGACTGGAACTCAGCGTGCAGTTTGGCGGTGGCGACAGCCGGGGCCACCCACTGATGGTCCGTGAACAGAGCCAGGAGGTTCTTCCTACGCATGTCAGTGTTGTCCCTGTCAGCCCAGTCTGTGTACATGAATTTTATGGTTTCCCTCAGGATATCTTTACCTTGGAAAAAACGAAAAGAACGTGAGTATGCATGCAGTGACAGAGATATGTTTATCTGCAACATTCGGTGGAAGGATTTAAGGCTGAAACCTCTAACTGTTGTGGGTAAAATATTGTATATGTATGACATCTCTTCAGTGGCGGGTTGACACTGAGACAATCACAAATATAATCTGCTTTGAACACTGTTGTACATTATAAACTCTATTTTATCCTATGGTACTTTAGtgtgtaaaatattttgaatatgAAGTCTCCTGTCAATCACTGTCTGCACTCTTTCTCTCAAGAAGCCCCTGCTTGGTGCAAATCTGTTGTGCTCCTGCTCAAAACTGTCTGTCTGCACTGAGATAGACGATTGCTGCACGAATGTCCTGTTCTTCACTTTCAATGCATCTCCACCCACTCAAACTGCTTCTGAGCGCTTGTGAAACTTCTGCTCTCAGATTTATGCTCTTACACTTGGAACTTTGTGAAACAACCCTGTCAAAGTCCCCAGCTGATTTTTAGGTGTGACATTGATCAATTAAACTGCAGCCACATTAGCTTTACTTCTTACAGCTTTCCTTACAGATGGTTATTGTGCAATCAAGTTCATCCACTCTTGCCCCCCAGGCTTTGTTATATGTACTTCAGCTGTATTCTTGTAGAACATCTTGAGGTAATAAATACACCCATGTCGGTATTTTTTATTCTAATAGCTACACATAATAGTAGCCCTATAGCTAGTAGCTAAGGCGAGTTTTTTAAGGCATCACTTATCAGGCTGGATGCTGTTTGAGTTCAGCAGAACACTCACTAGTATGGACCTcaagtaaatattttatttaattattgctGTCAGGattgttaaatttaattgcTAAAGGCATATTAGCTGCTGGTCTGCTTAAAGCTAAGTTGCATCATTTCTTTATTCATTCATCAATATCTATCTTTGACCAAGCAGTTTCCTATTTACTTAtcagtaaacaacaaaatatgtcaaaagtTGGCTGACTTTTCCTGTGGATGTAACCAATGCCAAAATGTTCAGAAACACACGAAAGATCTGGAACTAGGTAGCCTCCTTCCAAATGATACTACCTTTGTTATATAGAAATGCAACTTTTCCGTAATTCTTATTATTTAACAGGACTTCCAGTAACAGATGACTCTTGCtaagaaacacaaggaaacaGGAACAGTGCTGTTGCAGAAATTCCACATGAAATGTGTCTattacaataaaacatacttAAAAAGCCTCTGGCATCTGAGTAACCTCTGAGTGGTGTAGTGGATAATGGTGTGTAGAAAGCTACAGATTTCAGCTTTAAATTTGTTAAACGAAGGCAGGGGAGGGTTAAAGGGGGTTAAAGAGGGCAGGATCTGACCATCAGGGTATCCATACAGATTGTCCACAAAGTTGGAGATAGTGTAATCAAATGAAGCAGCTGATATTCCATCTTCTCCTTCACTGTCATCCACAAACTTCAGGCCCTCTCCCTGGTTGACACCCAGCAATATGTCGTAGTTGAGGAACTCGCCCTAGtgtcacaacaaacacacacacacacagcatgagATGACAGAGCAGAATGCAGCAGTAATGCTAGGGCAGTATTCACACACACCGGTTGTAAAGAAAAAATTGATATAGGCTGATGCAGTTCTACCGAAAAAGCTAAATTGTTCACTGAATGGGTGTCAGAGACAGGGTTACGATACAGTATGGAGAAGTACTGAATTTGATTTTAGTCATTTCCAGGCCTGGAtatatgtgaaaaaaagaaaagacagaataaGAAAACATGTGTTTCCTGACTATTTGTTGTCTAATATCTGAAATTTCTAAATTTCTACACTTCAGTTCGTCCATGAGTCTGTGTTTCAAGGAGTTGGAAGCAGGGACGAGTGCGGGTCAGAGTAAAAATGAAGTAGTTGAAAGCAAGACAAGAAGTATGGTGTGCGGCTGAACACAAACTCCTACGCAGAGGTGCCTGGATGTCACAGCCTGCAAAAACAGCTCTGTCCCAAGTGTCATATGTCTGTACAAAACCCACAAACCTTCATTCAAACTAGTTTGAAAAAGAATCTctgaattatatatatatatattaattgattaattaattatattAACACAATAGGATATATACAGCGGTTCAAATTGACATGTTTACATGTTAACAGTCGGGTTTTAAAACCATTTGTCTAACATGTGGATGTTTGTATTCAGATGTCAAAAATggtctgaacaaactgactGAGAAGTCCGGAAATCTGAGTCTGAAGAAGTATGGAATgttgaaatagaaaaatgtgtgGAAACCTTTAAGAGAAATCAACTCTAACCTGCTGCATGAGGATCTCCGGATCATCTGGCACCACGTCCCCGTCTACCACAGGCCCAAAGGCGATGTGGTAGCGTGCAGGCTGGATGTCTTGGTCCACCAGTTCCCGAAAACTCTTCCTTCGCAGGCAGTCCACCAGCTCAGCCATGTCCCCCAGAGGGCAGCCGACCTTCTTAGCCAAGATCTTGGTGAACATCAGTGGTCGGTAGTTCACTGACCAGCTGGAGATGGCCGAGCCACTTTGAGCGATGGCTCTCTGGAAGAGGCCTGTACACAGCATGATCATATACAGCAGACATATGTAAATATACAACTATCCATTCACTCTCAGTTTAGCACTCTTTTCCCCCCTGACATACTTTTGCTAGCAGCTGATGAAGCCTTCAAGGCCTTATAGTGTGAGCATTTCAATAATGCATATATTGGAGGAGGAGTGACTGTGAAGTATTACACTGGAAGCTGGATGAAGTAGATATCCTGCTGGTTTCCATAGCTGGGGAAAACCTTTGTGAACATTACGGTAAGAAAATGAAGCATTCCCATTGCATACAACGagagacagtggcaagaaaaatgGTGACAACTCTGCAGACAGGAGCGGGCTTGTTGGATAAAGCAAGAAGGACagcaagagagacagaaagagaaagaaaactgcTCGCACTGTTGCACCGCTGCACTGTTATGTAAAGTGGCTTGCTGTCCCTCTGTTTTATCTGCAGATTCTGTCATTAATAATTAAGCCCCCCCATATTCTGCATGTGCCCCACCCCCGCTCCTCTCCCTGTGAAATCAATTAAGAAGCCTctcagctgcagctccagctctactcatctcatctcagctacacacacacacacacacacacacacacacacacacacacacacacacacacacacacacacacacacacacacacacacacacacacacacacacacacacacacacacacacacacacacacacacagtacctTTAAAAATGTTCGCCCTCCAACTTTTTCTGCACTTTGTGATGCTACAGCCTGCCTTCAAAATGGAGAACAGCAAATCTATGCATAACAAGCCATTTCAGCTTTTGATATTGCACCAAGTGTAAAAACTTGCCCACATTAAGATTACCAATGAAAGCCAAACTCTGAAGGGAATTTGGCAGCAAGACAACTAATGAAACAACATCAATGCTCATATAATGCGTAAGATATGTTTAAAATGCAAACCTACACACAGTCCATGACACAAAATTATTATCGAGCATTATTTAAAGTCTGCTCCCAGGTGCGGGCATTTGTCTTTGTCTATGGACAGCATGCAATACAGCCAACATTAGCTGGCAACGTGACAACCACTAACAGCTTGGCAAATAGCTTCCCAGTCATTGAAATGCTTTTCCATGTCCTcctgaatgttttctgactCGTGACAGACAAAAAGATATCCGCTGCACACACTTAGAATCTGCTTCCTGCAGTACAGATAAATGTCTTCTTTATCCGTCCAAGgtcagtctgtcagtgtgaaggTTTACAGTTTATTAATAACATAATCTGAATTCTTGGTAAAGAATAAAATGCCATTCACCTTCTCAGCTCTACCAACCACATTAGAGGATTAGTGATCAAACATCTGGCAGGTATTTTAGAGAGATGTCTCTCAAAAACAAGCAACAGTCCTTGATAAGTAGTGCTGTCACGAGActcatttccatccatccattctctatacaccgctttatcctcactaaggtcgcggggggtgctggagcctatcccagctgactcgggcgaaggcaggggacaccctggacaggtcgccagtctgtcgcagggctacatatacagacgaacaatcactctcacattcacacctacgggcaatttagaatcatcaattaacctcagcatatttttggactgtgggaggaagccacagttcccggagaaaacccacgcatgaacagggagaacatgcaaactccatgcagaaagatcccaggcccaccccaggatttgaaccggtgatcctcttgctgcaaggtgaaagtggtAAGcagtacaccactgtgcagccacgagactcatttatgttttttttttttttttttactggactTCTGGAATAACATTTCGCCACATAAAACTGAGGAATCAACCTTTAAATCATAGCACTAAAAAGCGATTTCAATATGCAGTAATAATGACTCATCTGTCGGGGCATCTCACAGTTGCCAGTTGTCATAGAAACGTGACATATACTCAAGTATTCTAGGTGCTCAGCAGGTGGAAACAATGACTGTTAGAGCAGCAACCAAGAGAAAACCAAATCACACTGTATGGTTATTACTACTGGGCCTATCACTATTGGTGGAGAGAGGAGCCTCACTGTCCCACACCTGAATCCCTTATCTGcagagaaaaactgtcaaatgtgGAAATGGTGCCAAGTTTCTCCTTGGGAGACAAAACCTCCTCTTTAGCCAGGACAGATCCTGAATATATCAAGTCTCTTAATTAGATCAATTGATTAACACACAAATGAAAATCAGGATAAGAGCATGATGTCATATCTGTTGTTTGTTCACAGAAAGCCTAAAATGGAAGCAAATgttacttttaaaaagaaaaaaagaaatgagccAACTATTCATTCT
This genomic stretch from Acanthochromis polyacanthus isolate Apoly-LR-REF ecotype Palm Island chromosome 17, KAUST_Apoly_ChrSc, whole genome shotgun sequence harbors:
- the nlgn2b gene encoding neuroligin-2b isoform X1, translated to MSTRAFILDMLFFPFNAASHQGYGGKRHYTSQQVANRCLVWLLGLVLHLTLCSCQRVDLKHPIVSTGYGKVRGIRKELNNEILGPVEQYLGVPYATAPIGERRFQPPEAPGSWQEIRNATHFAPVCPQNVHGVLPEIMLPVWFTDNLDAAATYVQNQSEDCLYLNIYVPTEDGPLTKKHDESTMNRPRDEDIRDRRKKPVMLFIHGGSYMEGSGNMFDGSVLAAYGNVIVVTMNYRLGVLGFLSTGDQSAKGNYGLLDQIQALRWLNENIGYFGGDPERITIFGSGAGAACVNLLILSHHSEGLFQRAIAQSGSAISSWSVNYRPLMFTKILAKKVGCPLGDMAELVDCLRRKSFRELVDQDIQPARYHIAFGPVVDGDVVPDDPEILMQQGEFLNYDILLGVNQGEGLKFVDDSEGEDGISAASFDYTISNFVDNLYGYPDGKDILRETIKFMYTDWADRDNTDMRRKNLLALFTDHQWVAPAVATAKLHAEFQSPVYFYTFHHHCQTEARPDWADAAHGDEIAYVFGIPMVGATDLFPCNFSKNDVMLSAVVMTYWTNFAKTGDPNSPVPQDTTFIHTKPNRFEEVIWTKFSSKDKQYLHIGLKPRVRDNYRANKVAFWLELVPHLHSLHEEIISSITTRLPPGNRRKTTHLGTGSTRHPVISTYPPDPEPDGSERPRYTPFPSETRDYSTELSVTVAVGASLLFLNVLAFAALYYKRDKRHELMQRRHRRLSPQRGTTMGMGVGMGVVGAPPHNDLALSQEEELMSLQMKQQRVELEHGTPLPSRGVHGDLEPLRPPVCPPDYTLALRRAPEDVPLMTANTITMIPSTISSMQPLHPFNTYPPVPAPSTTPVPSHSNNALPHQHSTTRV
- the nlgn2b gene encoding neuroligin-2b isoform X2, which codes for MSTRAFILDMLFFPFNAASHQGYGGKRHYTSQQVANRCLVWLLGLVLHLTLCSCQRVDLKHPIVSTGYGKVRGIRKELNNEILGPVEQYLGVPYATAPIGERRFQPPEAPGSWQEIRNATHFAPVCPQNVHGVLPEIMLPVWFTDNLDAAATYVQNQSEDCLYLNIYVPTEDGPLTKKHDESTMNRPRDEDIRDRRKKPVMLFIHGGSYMEGSGNMFDGSVLAAYGNVIVVTMNYRLGVLGFLSTGDQSAKGNYGLLDQIQALRWLNENIGYFGGDPERITIFGSGAGAACVNLLILSHHSEGLFQRAIAQSGSAISSWSVNYRPLMFTKILAKKVGCPLGDMAELVDCLRRKSFRELVDQDIQPARYHIAFGPVVDGDVVPDDPEILMQQGEFLNYDILLGVNQGEGLKFVDDSEGEDGISAASFDYTISNFVDNLYGYPDDILRETIKFMYTDWADRDNTDMRRKNLLALFTDHQWVAPAVATAKLHAEFQSPVYFYTFHHHCQTEARPDWADAAHGDEIAYVFGIPMVGATDLFPCNFSKNDVMLSAVVMTYWTNFAKTGDPNSPVPQDTTFIHTKPNRFEEVIWTKFSSKDKQYLHIGLKPRVRDNYRANKVAFWLELVPHLHSLHEEIISSITTRLPPGNRRKTTHLGTGSTRHPVISTYPPDPEPDGSERPRYTPFPSETRDYSTELSVTVAVGASLLFLNVLAFAALYYKRDKRHELMQRRHRRLSPQRGTTMGMGVGMGVVGAPPHNDLALSQEEELMSLQMKQQRVELEHGTPLPSRGVHGDLEPLRPPVCPPDYTLALRRAPEDVPLMTANTITMIPSTISSMQPLHPFNTYPPVPAPSTTPVPSHSNNALPHQHSTTRV